Below is a genomic region from Sebastes umbrosus isolate fSebUmb1 chromosome 20, fSebUmb1.pri, whole genome shotgun sequence.
actgtacgtacagtatgtacacagaCTGGGAAGGACATCTGACGCTACTGCTGCACTGAAAGGTCGGGGATATTTCATGTCACAGCGTTGGTAATGAGAGCCCATAGAGACACAGCGCTCGATCGATATCTAGTAAGGCTGCGCCGGGTCACTGTTGGACCAGACCGAGCGTGTCCGtgtttacacacatacacaagctGCTGCAGCAGGTCATTATGACAAACCGCACGAGAGTGTGACATTTCCATCCGACTGGAAATTGGCAAAATGTATCACGTATGCCAGGTGTTTAAACAAATGGGGTTTTAGAGGATACATTTTCAGCTGTGGGACAAGACTTTTTGGATTTGTATCGATTGACCTTGAAGCATTTTGCATCCTAACAGTTCTTAGAGAAATGTTCGGAGAGTCTGAAacagggatgtcacaataccagaaatttagtagtaaattccaataccagtgaaattctaCGATTCTCGATAACAATTctataccacggtaaaaaacaaaaacaaaacaataaatcctatGTTCTTCAACACagactcctttattaccgtttgtaTACTAgtttttgtgaatttattattaatttctgATGATACGCCTCaagtttttttgccaaaaactacattttaaaagattacaacataacgttataatttaccttcacccagtACTtattactgaatagagcttgagtGTATCAtgatgtaactcaatgcaacctctgtaCGTTAGCTCCGTtgtttagccaagcaggactgtgctgcccaccggctgctaacagctaatgttaacaaGTTCTCCTCCTGTTCCCTTATAAccgggttgtacagctctggatcatCTTTTACATGATTGGCCGCCGCAGTGTGACGtcgggttgcgtttctccagaagttgattttgtttctacttttctgctgcattttttttttgccgtcgcAGCCCAATCGCACTACCCCTAttcaaaattgataaaaaaaacttgcGCTTACGCCGCACCGCCTAATCTTGTGCGAAGCCTTATAGTattagaatattgattcatatatgCTCAGTTTTAGTGTTTTCACTCCATTAGGAATATTTCATATACACTGATTTCAGTAAGCACTGGGTTTACCGAGGTCATACTCAATGCCGCGCCATGAAACACCCCAGATCTCTGTAGacatcacacacatatacacacacacacactaaactcTACCAGGTCTACCCACTAGCACATCTATCGCAAAGTTCCTCACCCATTCCCGCCTCTCTTTGGAACAAAGAAACATGACTCCCTCATTCTCTAATCCACTCATTTGGTGTGgtatctctccctccctcctccacctcctcctcctcctccacctcctcctcctcatccttcgCGGCTTCCTCTTCCTGCATCTCCGCCGGCTTCATTCAGCATGGATGACGGAGgggaaaacacaaaagaaaagaaaagaaaagaaaaaaaaacaagacaaaaaacgACAAAAGAATGAACACGCTGATGAGTGTCAGTGAGTGGATAGTGAGAAGCTTCGAGGTAAATATAGagatttatatctatatatccatatgaaagagagagagagaaaatagatTGACAGAGATAGACAAAGCGAGGGATCGATAATAGCAGGAAGAGCTGTGTGAATGATggagtgaatgtgtttgtgaatgacATTTTGAAGGCGAGTGACATTTGGAGCTTTCAGTGGAGAGCGCAGGATCAAAGCTTCAGGGAGAGGAGATGCCCCCCCTTCTCTTTCACACACGCCACAACAAGACAGGAAGACACAAAACAAGGACAGGACCACATGGACACACAGCCACGCAGCTTGATCCCATACATAGTGAGAGTCTTTCAACatacatttgtgtgtttatgaaaggaaaacaaaaatggaGACTCACCTTGGTTTTGTGGCTCTGCTCCGTAGCCAGCCCAGATCCCGGAGTGTGAAGCTCCTTGGACACGACGCACAGAAACTCAGCTTGGTCCTCCGATCCGTAGCTGTACGACGAGCCGATGTTCACCATCTAGAAAAAGACGGGGACGCGGATGTAGACGGacaagcagaggagagagagggacagagagacagagtgagtgtCGGGACGAATTAGAGATTAcggcagagaaaacaaaaagcaagagagagaaagtaacGGAGAGATCCCCCAGACTACAGCGAGGAAAGACTTCTTGTGCTCATGCATGGTGGGTtggaggggaggtgggggggcaAAGAGCGGACATCCTGCTGTTACACACTCAGCAGTGGACTCGACAAGAAGCGTCTTTTACTTGTGGGAACGGCACAAACAACTGTGGGTCAGCTTCTGTGTGCAGATCATAGCTGTGTAGCATGCAGTGGAGCTTAGTGCCAAAGCAGTGGGGAAGGGGgtgagggggcggggggggggtcTACGTTGTACATCTACGTCTAGGCTACACTGACCTATTAAGACTCCACGACGCTCTGAGTTGAGTATCACTGGTGGACATCAATGAACTACAGCCTCTCAAATTAAGAGTCCAGGCCTTCACCTTAAAATCTAATGTTGACAAAGACAGACTTTTCCCTATGACTGACATTACAGAGACTCTAAAGATCAATATAAATGAGCCTATTTTTACTGTGTGTTCACACTGAGCAGTGGGTTGCTCTATTCTAACAGACTGTAGCTACAATGACAcagttaaggcctttacacaccgggagGGCGAGACGAATAAACAACAGGAAACTGCAGTAaaactcgcctgcgaatattctatgtctagggcttttattgtgaaaggtaagaatggaaggagtggatctggtctgtgctgccgtcgccaaggttgaaaggagtaatggAGTTTGACGTCTTCGTTCAGACTACGGAGCTTCCTTGTTGTTGTTCCATAAATATAggaggttgtgtctagaaggtaacccccaagttgcgaAAACGTGCgaaaactctcgcaagactcgatatgacgacctatcctaacgcTAACCATTctaagtcaatgcctaacccggTGCGAACGCTCAGAAAAATGGACCTCGGTGCGGAAAAAAAAGTGCATCGCTTGTTCTCAGCGTaatatttgtgttctgtgtttAAATTTGtggcaaaaacaacagttcgaaaaaatatattgacgtgcaaattaattgcactaAAAGAAATGCTGCCGGTGTCTAATGGCCTTCAGGctgtaactaatgattatttttcttaataaatcaattaatcatttggtctgaAAATATCAGAATTCAAATTGCTTCAGCCAGTTTAGATGACCAACAAAATAGCTATTTTGAGAACAGTgaattttttgcttaaaaaaaatcacttatcAGAATTTTCTATAAATGAAAGCCAAATATAGGGAATGAAAATATAAGAGAAAATGATCAAagcaaacatttacatttctcaAAATAATTGCGTGTAGCGGTCTGAGTGCTGGTATTGGCTCagccaggtaaaaaaaaagcttaatacGTCCACAACCAAAGTATAAAACTAACTAATCAGTCTGtgatatatttgattttgtAGCTCACAATGTGAACACACAGTATTATTAAAGGGGTCTAATATGTCCTGTAATCTATAGTAGACTTAATGAACACATAGTGGGTATTTCGTTGTCTACGACTttgataaataaactgtaaatccAGCAGCTGTAGACAAACGTCTTTAACAAAGACAGTGACTCGGTACTGCTCCAGTACCAGCAGGCCTCATCTGGGGTTCTGATCCCTTCGTAAGAGGCCGAAGGTAAAAGGTACTGAAGATCGGGTGCTGTGCCTGCGGTGGCATGATGGACTCACTAGATTAGTCCTACTTAAGGTCAATAAATCGATCAAACTAATGTAATTCTGGGAGTCCTAAACTCAGTTTTGGGAGTGCAGATAGCAGGGCTCAGGTCAGGGCCAAGGGGTCAGGCCAAGGGTCAAGATTGAAGGGTCAGCAGCAGCGTGAGTCCAACCCACAGTCCAGAGCAGTCCGGTGCGGGGCTTTCTGCAGGCGCGCACGCTGACCTGCTCAAACTTCCAGCCGTCCGACATCGTGGAGACCATCTGGGTGAGCTCCTCCTCCTGGCACTGCAGCACTCGGTAGACATGCTTGGGGGGCACCtgctggggagagagagacgagatGAGAGGGGGTTGAGAAGACAGGGTCACTTGACCAAACCTTTTGGCTTGCTACAAAACcagtacttttattttcatattttggcACATTTAACCTCACGCAAACACCAGCAGTGTGTCCAGTAATGTACAGTAGAACGCAGGGAAAGTGGGTGTTTGTTTGAGAGGGCTGCTGTATTATGTAAGGGTGAGTGCAACCATcctgagaaaagaaaagaagcctGATGTACGGCAGACTCTCTTTAGAGAAGCACAGGAGGGTGAAATCACTAACAAAGACAAAGTGACTGAAAGCCATTGCAGAGTGAAGTTAAGTATTGAAAGATGTCTAGTACAGTACGTGTTATACGgggaagccgttgtatccattcTATGCCCTCGCTAAAGCCACCAGACACCATGGTTGCTTTGACGAGAGagtagataacggcttcagttgaAAATATAGattgtatagctgtctgacggcaaggtaaacaagtgaaaatattctaattatagcatacacttaaactgatattgatgtcttttaggtgggcctttcttttaggtgtctaaaatacgttttgctgctgccccggtccacagcagtacatcactttgctcctgtgctggtgctcctgtctgcttctccaaactgggggcgtactgatcgtcatctactgtaggtaatacactgactatggataactacctcatacaaccccacttcaaatcaCTGAACTATGCCTTTAATATAACGGTTTTGTCACATTAAATCTTTATCATTATATACACACGATATACTGTATTAGTTTCATTAAAAATGACTGCAGCGACAGACGAtctgtttgatttattttaaagccCTTCAGATCAGAGTGAAGCAGCAAACTCCTCCATCATAAAAGCACTTTGATAAGTTCTGTGTGTATACCTGTGTGGCTTTGGAGTCCCTCTCCACAATCCTCTCCTTGATCAGCTTGATCAGCGGGGTGATGTTGTAAAACTCAGCCTCCTCCAGGACACCTTGAAACAAGAGAAACACACGACTCAGCACCTGGTTGCATACTAAACACCAAGTGGCTGCCAGACATGTTTATCAGACATAAACCCACAGCCCTGTTAGATGAACTCAAGATCCCCTTTATCGACACCACCAATcatgaatgacttatttccaagagacttatgagcacatctctggtaaacacaagatttaaagtggtgcttttgtgtgattctttgtggagaaacttcttagttttacagatctgtcgatcaaatcaacttatcgattagtcgacaaaatcatatgagtgttagtcgactaagaatttctttggtcgaggacagccctacaataTTTACTAATCTGTGTATTCATATCGTATATTCTCACATTTAAGAATCTAAAGTGCGAAGAGACCCTCAAGGTGAAATGACATCACATGAGGCAGTATGGAGGCACACAGTATTTTCAAGGCATTTCCTTGTTTCCACCAAGGCCTGttaaaggaggctgggacacgagcggacacgggtcttaaggtatggggtacaacacatgcgcagtgtaaccgaatctgcggtcgtgcgttgcgattggctcaatttcggcgattgcagaccagattttactgcgcatgtgttatatcccagagatatgacgcgttgttgacacgtgacccagcctctttcagtATGCCTTGGTTTCCACTTGCCCAACAAATAAAACCAACTCATGCACCCAGGATCCGTCAGAGCGGAGTCAGAGACCTTCTTCAGCCAGCTCCTTGTTGTAGACCAGTTTGCCGTGCCGCAAGTAGTTGAGGATGGGACCGAAGTAGGTGGGGTCTCTGTCGATCACATAGGCTCCAGAGTCATCCTGTtacagggagagaaaaaaacactgtcaaTTAAACCATTATCACATCTGCATGTATTTACACAGCTGCAGAACGCCTCTCTTCTTGTGTTTTTACTCACAGAGTTTTTATTGGCCTGAactagagggttattcagtgcAAAGTTATTCTATTATAAGCTGTGGATGTTGTAACTTGTTACTGTACTCTTTGTGGTCATGTGTATAAACAAAAGGATGTGGCTACTTTTATATTTCGGACCATTAATGGGCCTCTTTTGTAATATGTTGAGTATTTTTAGACCCAAAAGAACACTAGCTGGAGAATAACATCCTGGTTGGCTATTTTTATCTTACGTATGCAGTACTGGATCTCCAGAGCAGATGTACGTAGGCAAGATGCCTTGCAgaatttccaaaataaaagccccctcATAGAGTGGATGTAcaaatttgacacaaatgtTGTTATATTGCTGTGTACAAAAGGCGACGTAACTACCGGTAGTCAGATAGAAAAGTAACTTCAGCTACTGATTATAAAAACTTCTGCGTTTGTCAAATATTCCATTAAACCCTGTTGCAAATACAACGTTGCTATTCGACCTTCTTGACATAGCAACAGCTTTTTGCAGCTGGACACAGAAGTCAGAGTAGTTGTTGCTGACTTTGTTAACACGCATATGTCGACAGCCTCCCACTTCCAGGCAACTTCTGCCAAGCACTGGCTGTTATGTCATGACTACTGCAACCTCCAGCATACACACGTCCTCCCCCTGCTCTTCCTCGTGATGATTGCTTGAAGCAGAGCCCCCCCTTTTTAGAGTTGAATTCACAAAAGAGCTACTGCTGGAAAAATCCATAGGAAAACATGCAGGCCTTTAGGAGATCCTAGCAGAGGGATatagaggagggggggggggaattgtTGGGAAACGTATTGaagaggaagttaaataacATCAGTCACATCCGCTGATCATGTGTCATTAACGTATGGTTCAATAGTCTCTGTAGAGATGACACACATGTACTTTGGTTCCTGAGTTGAAACGTAACTCTAGACTAGAAAGTCCTAGAGTTCACCAACCCCTTTTCACCTCTTTACACCAACTCCATGTTTAAAATAGAGCAGGCCTTGAATATAATGTTTGAAGAAAGGTGGAACATTTAAGTGAGAAAATTGAGAAGAAGCTTGATAAAGTAAACCTGCTCTATTCACATGACTGATTCTTTTTATGGTTCGCTGAAGTGAGAACGGACAACCTTAGCCTCCAGCTGCATCTTGCGCAGATGCATGTTATCAGCTTTTATTCGTGGGTCCTTACTCATTCACACAGTACCACTCACCCTAGCTGCAACTGTTATAAACTTAACCTAAAAGGCTGAATCCAGACATTAAAACAGAAACTACTGCCAATGTATCTGACATTCCTGGTCCAGTTTGGTGTAGTATTTCGACTGCTGCAGGTAGACCTGATTAGGATGTATGCAAATCCCACTTTGTTTATTTGGAACTGCAATAGTATCAGCTCCTGCCCTCGGTTAGAGAGTTCcaggttaaagtggcagtaggcagaatgttttttggcatcattggacaaaaaaaataacctttcagcatattgtaattcaagtgttctgagagaaaactagacttctgcacttcctcatggctctgttttcagactttaaacaAATctacggtcaaactaggcagcgctgatcaaatatgaatcaatattctgttactgtaatgtctatttctctgttttcagaaacaccttgtagtgtactgttcagctgtaaaatgagagagtgtgctctggctggtgggcggtgcttggtatttccacaactgatctcaacatggctgcccggtcacaaacttttagagctaaacagtacactacaagatgtttctgaaaacatttgaagagagaaataggcattacagtaacagaatattggttcacatttgatcagcgccgcctagtttgaccatttgatcggattttgcgagtgattgacagctgctcagagacggcaagattccagctcagctctgattggttgttttcctccagtctgtgaaatcttgcagatgccattaggacacagaggcacatgatttttttcagattacctgtctcatgtactactgtcaagatatagtgaccgtttcataaaaataacttttttttaatcatatttgctccaatctgcctgctgctgctgtaaaagtACAGATGTCCAACTGGATTGTAAACAAAGGGTTTTTGAGTGGCAGTGCATTTGACAAATGGCAGATTGGATTAGCCCCTCCACTATCAATCAGTGCACAGCCGGTGTTTCTTCTCTGATTGCTcgtagtgacggcagctgttgaaaacacaaacagaaagcctCTATTTTTACTTTAGCAATTTTAAATGAACAatcctctgtgtttattatcaaAGTCAACCAGTAACATAAAAGTTACTACGAGCACACGGATGCAttcggctgaaagtcaccagaTAACACGATCACTCATTAAACTGAAACACCTGTGCATCATTGAGGAGCAGAAACCTGAGGAGATATCTGATCAAGTTCAGCCTTCATTCTCAACCAAGACATCTACTCCTGCCAAGTAATAACGACACGTAATGTTACGTGGCCCCTCGTCAACCTACCCATAACAAGCTGTAGGCCTACTGGTGAAAGACTCTTTTCAACTGGATAAACACTGGCATCAGGGCATCATATCAGACTGATCTCTTTGTCCCTGCTCTCCCTTTGAAAGAGACTAATTTCAGTGTTCAGCACCAAGCCCCGTCGTCTCCTGCTGTAATCATCAAAAGTAAGCTAATTTACTTCAATACTACAATGTACAATTGGATTTTATTCTGATGTtgctgccagctgtgtgtgtgtgtgtgtgtgtgtgtgtgtgtgtgtgtgtgtgcgtgtgtgtgtgtgtgtgtgaaatctgtggCCGCTGTGCCCGGCTATGTTAAAGTGtgtatttttaacattaatACAGGTGCTCTATCCATACGCTTGATTAATGATGCTGTGTGCGAAAATGTGGCCGCCGTGCAGACTTTACCATGCTGTTAttgtttgtcttgttggatCAGAATCAGCTTGATTATCCAGGTATGAGGAGGCCTACACAGAGAGGCTACCACGAATTTGACTGTGGTTATTTTGCTCTCATTGTACATATGGAAAtagaagaacaagaacaaaacacacaacatactgtatgcgTTTCAGTAGATGTCAGGCTCACCTGATTTTCTCTGTGCCCACCCACACTGTGATTTCTGCCTACAACCACTGGCTTACAGTTTACAGTTCAGTTATTAGAATATGAGGCCAGTCTTCTTTGTCCTCCTGTATGGAGGTAGAGGCTCACTTCAGGTCACTCTGAGTTCCGGGCCTGTGGAAGTGGCTTCCTCTACCGCGGGACCTCTGAAATGTGTTTGCTATGAGGAGTCTGAGGGGAAACCTGTGCTTTAAACAGCCTGCAGGTCTTGCAGGTGTCAGTTGGATGATGCACCAGAACCCCATTGTCCCGCCTCCACTCCCATCTCATGGAGCTTGACGCGGTTGCACCACTCTTTGTAGGTTTAGCCTACTTATACCTTCAGTGTTAACTAAGTGGAGATTTATCCATCACTAAATTAAAGCATGCATCACACAAACTACTTGTTTTGTAGAGATTACTTGCCACGTGTAACTGTTGCGTAGTTGACTGAGctaacttaaaggaacagtgtgtaacatttcggggatctattatATTGGCAGGAATGGAATTCAATAatcagaactatgttttcattagtgtataatcacctgaaactaagatttgttgtgtttttgttcgcTTGGAaagagcccttcatatctacatagggagcgggtcctcttcacagagtccgccatgttgcaccgccatgtttccgctgctcctaaagtagtgttattatggtacggatggcctctgagcgaggccaacggcgttaccacggttttgcactcagcggctcacgttactgcagacTTGGAAAGCGAGGAGTGAGCGTAGAggaactcagttggttgcaatctgcaaccacaccactagatgcaaacaaatcctaaacactgtccctttatttgacaaaaaacGATGTTGGCATGCTAATATATGACCATTACATGTAGAAGAGGTAATATAAGAGGAATATGGTCAACACATCTGACCTCACTCTTTATAAAATTCTgtttaataataacataaatattaaattacCTAATAAAGTAGCTTTTTTAGGATAATCAAATATCTACCACTCATTCTAAACTACATGAATACTACTAACTCCATCAATGCATTATATAAGTAACACAAAGTAATGCCTAGAATTAAAATGGATTGAAAGTTTATCATTGTGTGTTGCTTGTGCTGGTacagtgacttcctgttgacATATTTGATTGCTTTTGATTAGACAGCAACAGATATTTCCTAGCAACCAATTGAACCATTGCTAAGGTTTTTACTAGCTGATGCTATGTTGCACACGACtagcgacaaaagcaacaaaacgg
It encodes:
- the kctd17 gene encoding BTB/POZ domain-containing protein KCTD5 isoform X4, whose protein sequence is MATTADEQREPEDVASLSTHHGGNNNNNNNNNNNKDSEAGDSATSSGTTAGSSSTTTEPGGGTAATQSVGNGSVLNPTGGNNGKWVRLNVGGTVFLTTRQTLLKEQTSFLYRLCQQQDLHSDTDDSGAYVIDRDPTYFGPILNYLRHGKLVYNKELAEEGVLEEAEFYNITPLIKLIKERIVERDSKATQVPPKHVYRVLQCQEEELTQMVSTMSDGWKFEQMVNIGSSYSYGSEDQAEFLCVVSKELHTPGSGLATEQSHKTKPAEMQEEEAAKDEEEEVEEEEEVEEGGRDTTPNEWIRE
- the kctd17 gene encoding BTB/POZ domain-containing protein KCTD5 isoform X1; amino-acid sequence: MATTADEQREPEDVASLSTHHGGNNNNNNNNNNNKDSEAGDSATSSGTTAGSSSTTTEPGGGTAATQSVGNGSVLNPTGGNNGKWVRLNVGGTVFLTTRQTLLKEQTSFLYRLCQQQDLHSDTDDSGAYVIDRDPTYFGPILNYLRHGKLVYNKELAEEGVLEEAEFYNITPLIKLIKERIVERDSKATQQVPPKHVYRVLQCQEEELTQMVSTMSDGWKFEQVSVRACRKPRTGLLWTMVNIGSSYSYGSEDQAEFLCVVSKELHTPGSGLATEQSHKTKPAEMQEEEAAKDEEEEVEEEEEVEEGGRDTTPNEWIRE
- the kctd17 gene encoding BTB/POZ domain-containing protein KCTD5 isoform X2; the encoded protein is MATTADEQREPEDVASLSTHHGGNNNNNNNNNNNKDSEAGDSATSSGTTAGSSSTTTEPGGGTAATQSVGNGSVLNPTGGNNGKWVRLNVGGTVFLTTRQTLLKEQTSFLYRLCQQQDLHSDTDDSGAYVIDRDPTYFGPILNYLRHGKLVYNKELAEEGVLEEAEFYNITPLIKLIKERIVERDSKATQVPPKHVYRVLQCQEEELTQMVSTMSDGWKFEQVSVRACRKPRTGLLWTMVNIGSSYSYGSEDQAEFLCVVSKELHTPGSGLATEQSHKTKPAEMQEEEAAKDEEEEVEEEEEVEEGGRDTTPNEWIRE
- the kctd17 gene encoding BTB/POZ domain-containing protein KCTD5 isoform X5, whose translation is MATTADEQREPEDVASLSTHHGGNNNNNNNNNNNKDSEAGDSATSSGTTAGSSSTTTEPGGGTAATQSVGNGSVLNPTGGNNGKWVRLNVGGTVFLTTRQTLLKEQTSFLYRLCQQQDLHSDTDDSGAYVIDRDPTYFGPILNYLRHGKLVYNKELAEEGVLEEAEFYNITPLIKLIKERIVERDSKATQQVPPKHVYRVLQCQEEELTQMVSTMSDGWKFEQVSVRACRKPRTGLLWTMVNIGSSYSYGSEDQAEFLCVVSKELHTPGSGLATEQSHKTKLFQLHGSRM
- the kctd17 gene encoding BTB/POZ domain-containing protein KCTD5 isoform X3, whose amino-acid sequence is MATTADEQREPEDVASLSTHHGGNNNNNNNNNNNKDSEAGDSATSSGTTAGSSSTTTEPGGGTAATQSVGNGSVLNPTGGNNGKWVRLNVGGTVFLTTRQTLLKEQTSFLYRLCQQQDLHSDTDDSGAYVIDRDPTYFGPILNYLRHGKLVYNKELAEEGVLEEAEFYNITPLIKLIKERIVERDSKATQQVPPKHVYRVLQCQEEELTQMVSTMSDGWKFEQMVNIGSSYSYGSEDQAEFLCVVSKELHTPGSGLATEQSHKTKPAEMQEEEAAKDEEEEVEEEEEVEEGGRDTTPNEWIRE
- the kctd17 gene encoding BTB/POZ domain-containing protein KCTD5 isoform X6 — protein: MATTADEQREPEDVASLSTHHGGNNNNNNNNNNNKDSEAGDSATSSGTTAGSSSTTTEPGGGTAATQSVGNGSVLNPTGGNNGKWVRLNVGGTVFLTTRQTLLKEQTSFLYRLCQQQDLHSDTDDSGAYVIDRDPTYFGPILNYLRHGKLVYNKELAEEGVLEEAEFYNITPLIKLIKERIVERDSKATQQVPPKHVYRVLQCQEEELTQMVSTMSDGWKFEQMVNIGSSYSYGSEDQAEFLCVVSKELHTPGSGLATEQSHKTKLFQLHGSRM